The Halarchaeum grantii genome contains a region encoding:
- a CDS encoding ABC transporter ATP-binding protein, with protein MREDGTTAGGARDDDPLLRVENLRTTFATETGTVRAVDGVSFDVERGETVGLVGESGAGKSVTARSLVGLVEDPGRVVGGSVRLDGAELTDNTESEWRDVRGGRIAMVFQDPLSRLNPVYTVGNQIEEALRIHRGLRGAAAREKAVELLEDVGIPDAARRAEAYPHEFSGGMCQRAVIAIALACDPDLLVCDEPTTALDVTTQAQILDLLDDLRAERDLAVLFITHDMGVVAEVCDRVNVMYAGEIVERAGVVDLFERPKHPYTQGLLDAVPARTARGERLAAIEGEVPTPTEPATACRFAPRCPRAFDACHSVHPTGVAVSADADDHTAACLHYPADATRDEAVERHRERDTRTGAEGDTE; from the coding sequence ATGCGTGAGGACGGGACGACGGCGGGCGGCGCACGCGACGACGACCCCCTGCTCCGCGTCGAGAACCTCCGGACGACGTTCGCCACGGAGACGGGGACGGTGCGCGCGGTCGACGGCGTCTCCTTCGACGTCGAGCGCGGGGAGACGGTCGGCCTCGTCGGTGAGTCGGGCGCCGGGAAGTCCGTGACGGCGCGCTCGCTCGTGGGGCTGGTCGAGGACCCGGGCCGGGTCGTCGGCGGCTCCGTCCGTCTCGACGGCGCGGAACTCACGGACAACACCGAGTCGGAGTGGCGCGACGTGCGCGGCGGCCGCATCGCGATGGTGTTTCAGGACCCGCTCTCGCGGCTGAACCCCGTCTACACGGTCGGGAACCAGATCGAGGAGGCGCTGCGCATCCACCGGGGCCTGCGCGGGGCGGCGGCGCGGGAGAAAGCCGTCGAGCTCCTCGAGGACGTCGGCATCCCGGACGCGGCGCGTCGCGCCGAGGCGTACCCCCACGAGTTCTCCGGGGGGATGTGCCAGCGCGCGGTCATCGCGATCGCGCTCGCCTGCGACCCCGACCTCCTCGTCTGCGACGAACCGACGACCGCGCTCGACGTCACCACCCAAGCCCAGATCCTCGACCTCCTCGACGACCTCCGGGCGGAGCGCGACCTCGCCGTCCTCTTCATCACGCACGACATGGGCGTCGTCGCGGAGGTCTGCGACCGCGTGAACGTCATGTACGCGGGCGAGATCGTCGAGCGCGCGGGCGTCGTCGACCTCTTCGAGCGCCCGAAACACCCCTACACGCAGGGGCTGCTCGACGCGGTTCCGGCGCGGACGGCGCGCGGCGAGCGCCTCGCGGCCATCGAGGGCGAGGTGCCGACGCCGACCGAGCCCGCGACGGCCTGTCGGTTCGCGCCGCGCTGTCCGCGGGCGTTCGACGCCTGCCACAGCGTCCACCCGACCGGCGTCGCCGTGAGCGCGGACGCGGACGACCACACCGCCGCCTGCCTCCACTACCCGGCGGACGCCACGCGGGACGAAGCGGTCGAGCGCCACCGCGAGCGCGACACTCGCACGGGCGCGGAGGGCGATACCGAATGA
- a CDS encoding ABC transporter ATP-binding protein: MTDAFGAGTPEHHSDVEAGETLVRVADLRTYYGETGRFGGTPVKAVDGVSLDIEKGETLGLVGESGSGKTTLGRTLVRLEQATGGRVEYAGTDVTALSGDELRAWRRNAQMVFQDPESSLNERLPVGELVKEPLDVHGWRTPRERRERVRDLLERVGLAEEHYYRYPHQFSGGQRQRVGIARALALEPEFVVLDEPVSALDASVQAKILNLLGDLQDDLGLTYLLIAHDLSVVEHVCDRVAVLYLGQLLEVGPVADVFDDPANPYTHALLSAIPDPDPTTETARITLRGTPPSARDPPSGCRFSTRCPAKIRPEAYEGLDDDVWDAVEAVRDVLRQRANAEVGALERLAQYAGLADPHADVEEVISDAFAGLDVPAGVERTVDAAAGRAASGDVEGAERLLADEFGSECERAPPTEHAVGESGRISRCHRHEPGVQSPSEYFADHDRR; this comes from the coding sequence ATGACCGACGCGTTCGGCGCGGGAACCCCCGAACACCACAGCGACGTCGAGGCGGGCGAGACGCTCGTCCGCGTCGCGGACCTGCGGACGTACTACGGCGAGACGGGGCGGTTCGGCGGGACGCCCGTGAAGGCCGTCGACGGCGTCAGCCTCGACATCGAGAAGGGCGAGACGCTCGGGCTGGTCGGCGAGTCGGGGTCGGGGAAGACGACGCTCGGCCGGACGCTCGTGCGCCTCGAACAGGCGACCGGCGGCCGCGTCGAGTACGCGGGAACGGACGTGACGGCGCTCTCGGGCGACGAGTTGCGGGCGTGGCGGCGGAACGCCCAGATGGTGTTTCAGGACCCCGAGTCGAGCCTGAACGAGCGGCTGCCCGTCGGCGAGCTCGTGAAGGAGCCGCTCGACGTCCACGGCTGGCGGACGCCGCGCGAGCGCCGCGAGCGCGTTCGTGACCTCCTCGAACGCGTCGGCCTCGCGGAGGAGCACTACTACCGCTACCCCCACCAGTTCTCCGGAGGCCAGCGCCAGCGCGTCGGCATCGCGCGCGCCCTCGCCCTCGAACCGGAGTTCGTCGTGCTCGACGAGCCGGTGAGCGCGCTCGACGCGTCCGTGCAGGCGAAGATCCTCAATCTCCTCGGGGACCTCCAAGACGATCTCGGCCTCACCTACCTCCTCATCGCGCACGACCTCTCCGTCGTCGAGCACGTCTGCGACCGGGTGGCCGTGCTGTACCTCGGGCAGTTGCTCGAGGTCGGCCCCGTCGCGGACGTCTTCGACGACCCCGCGAACCCCTACACGCACGCGTTGCTCTCCGCGATCCCCGACCCCGATCCCACGACGGAGACGGCGCGCATCACCCTCCGAGGAACGCCGCCGAGCGCGCGCGACCCACCCTCGGGATGTCGGTTCAGCACGCGCTGTCCGGCGAAGATCCGGCCGGAGGCGTACGAAGGCCTCGACGACGACGTCTGGGACGCCGTGGAGGCCGTCCGCGACGTGCTCCGCCAGCGCGCGAACGCCGAAGTCGGGGCGCTCGAACGCCTCGCGCAGTACGCGGGACTCGCCGACCCGCACGCGGACGTCGAGGAAGTAATCTCTGACGCGTTCGCCGGCCTCGACGTGCCCGCCGGCGTCGAGCGGACCGTCGATGCGGCGGCGGGGCGGGCGGCGAGCGGCGACGTCGAGGGCGCCGAGCGACTGCTCGCCGACGAGTTCGGGAGCGAGTGCGAGCGCGCCCCGCCGACCGAGCACGCCGTCGGCGAGTCGGGGCGAATCAGCCGCTGTCACCGCCACGAGCCGGGCGTCCAGTCGCCGAGCGAGTACTTCGCCGACCACGACCGACGATGA
- a CDS encoding DUF7555 family protein yields the protein MRGRVRVGRLVHAATYAAVTLALVWCASLAVGIVLGGPLVAAKYGLFVCGWLAVGYGTWLLRPRTRRTSEAAGERATAARGRTRYRRAVLSLPPADRFELAGTERVPSGVLLVASGVAMLAASFLLEAVAGVGG from the coding sequence ATGAGGGGACGTGTCCGGGTCGGCCGACTGGTCCACGCGGCGACGTACGCCGCCGTCACGCTCGCGCTCGTCTGGTGTGCGTCGCTCGCCGTCGGCATCGTCCTCGGCGGGCCGCTCGTCGCCGCGAAGTACGGGCTGTTCGTCTGCGGGTGGCTCGCCGTCGGCTACGGGACGTGGCTGCTCCGGCCGCGCACACGCCGGACGAGCGAGGCGGCAGGCGAGCGGGCCACCGCGGCGCGCGGGCGAACGCGCTACCGGCGCGCCGTCCTCTCGCTCCCGCCAGCCGACCGCTTCGAACTCGCCGGCACCGAGCGCGTCCCGTCGGGCGTGCTCCTCGTCGCGTCCGGGGTCGCGATGCTCGCGGCGTCCTTCCTCCTCGAAGCCGTCGCCGGCGTCGGCGGCTGA
- a CDS encoding DUF7529 family protein gives MDERDAPGEGDGGDPGERVEDVTGTDAHDAAWEATRDDMAALAEERREGGWDVVTLTAGDVRIEARATGPEADDEGRYGLVFVVPKGDAEAFADVFEEGGFPAYEVYRAERDGRVFLVVSYFDPESETCILAAATYLKRDASRLVRTVAETEEMYTHVETLDRTHLGSFQHEDHTKFFPAVETVADAGE, from the coding sequence ATGGACGAGCGAGACGCGCCCGGCGAGGGCGACGGCGGGGATCCGGGCGAACGCGTCGAGGACGTCACGGGCACCGACGCCCACGACGCCGCGTGGGAGGCGACGCGCGACGACATGGCGGCACTCGCCGAAGAGCGCCGCGAGGGGGGGTGGGACGTCGTGACGCTGACCGCCGGCGACGTCCGCATCGAGGCGCGCGCGACCGGCCCGGAGGCCGACGATGAGGGGCGCTACGGCCTCGTCTTCGTCGTCCCGAAGGGCGACGCCGAGGCGTTCGCCGACGTCTTCGAGGAGGGCGGGTTCCCCGCCTACGAGGTCTATCGCGCCGAGCGCGACGGCCGCGTCTTCCTCGTCGTCTCCTACTTCGACCCGGAGTCGGAGACGTGCATCCTCGCCGCCGCGACCTACCTGAAGCGCGACGCGAGCCGACTCGTCCGGACGGTCGCGGAGACCGAGGAGATGTACACGCACGTCGAGACGCTCGACCGCACCCACCTCGGGAGCTTCCAGCACGAGGACCACACGAAGTTCTTCCCGGCGGTCGAGACCGTCGCGGACGCCGGCGAGTAG
- a CDS encoding CBS domain-containing protein: MKVADVMTPRDDVVTVSLPGTRDDVLGYLQERRFSAVPVVKGEGEDEVYRGLVSREDLIEDPDEDQLALLMRDVPTTTGSTDVVEAARLMVSEGARRVPVVDGDALDGIVTITDVVRAIADGDVDGERTVGELARRDVNTTYVETPLPVAEREIAYADVPYAVVLDEDADMTGILTEVDVIDVARVVEGEDDVGASVAGQDDEWMWEGIKATGNRYFPTRNVEIPGEPVREFMTADPVTLTKRRTAKEAAQRMLETDVEQLPLVAGDDLAGIVRDVDLIAAL; this comes from the coding sequence ATGAAAGTCGCCGACGTGATGACGCCCCGCGACGACGTCGTGACCGTCTCGCTCCCGGGCACCCGCGACGACGTGCTGGGGTACCTCCAAGAGCGACGCTTCTCCGCCGTCCCCGTCGTGAAGGGCGAGGGCGAGGACGAAGTCTACCGCGGCCTCGTCTCGCGCGAGGACCTCATCGAGGACCCCGACGAGGACCAGCTCGCGCTCCTGATGCGCGACGTGCCGACGACGACCGGTTCGACGGACGTCGTCGAGGCCGCCCGCCTGATGGTGTCGGAGGGCGCCCGGCGCGTCCCCGTCGTCGACGGCGACGCCCTCGACGGCATCGTCACCATCACCGACGTCGTGCGCGCCATCGCGGACGGCGACGTGGACGGCGAGCGGACGGTCGGCGAGCTCGCGCGCCGCGACGTGAACACGACGTACGTCGAGACGCCGCTCCCGGTCGCGGAGCGCGAAATCGCGTACGCGGACGTCCCCTACGCGGTCGTGCTCGACGAGGACGCCGACATGACCGGCATCCTCACCGAGGTCGACGTCATCGACGTCGCGCGCGTCGTCGAGGGCGAGGACGACGTCGGCGCGAGCGTCGCCGGGCAAGACGACGAGTGGATGTGGGAGGGCATCAAGGCCACCGGCAACCGCTACTTCCCGACGCGGAACGTCGAGATTCCCGGCGAGCCCGTCCGCGAGTTCATGACCGCCGACCCGGTGACGCTGACGAAGCGCCGCACCGCGAAGGAGGCCGCCCAGCGGATGCTGGAGACGGACGTCGAACAGCTCCCGCTCGTCGCGGGTGACGACCTCGCCGGCATCGTCCGGGACGTCGACCTCATCGCCGCGCTATGA
- the glyS gene encoding glycine--tRNA ligase codes for MKALTELAKRRGFFFQSSEAYGGVSGFYTYGPQGATLKEHVEDTWRERFSVAEGHMEVDAPTVMPEPVFEASGHLDGFDDMLVECAGCGASHRADHLIEGATDVEEAESLPTEEVAALIDAHDIECPSCGAPLADQPVEEFNLMFETNIGPGTSQTGYLRPETAQGIFVEFPRLKEYARGQLPFGVTQIGKSYRNEISPRNALVRTREFTQAELELFVDPEGEGPDVASVADVELTLYPAANQPDGDYVETTVEAAVDDGVVEPWVAYYLGVAAEWYAEIGVDFERFRFRQHQAGERAHYASDCWDAEADVSAPGADPEWIEIAGYAYRGDYDLSKHDEHSGESFTVFKQYDEPKTVERASVDPDMSYLGPEYGGNAGAIADELDALAKRDRAAFDGESVTVTVDGEEYEIPVEKTGYAVEEETEAGRHMMPHVVEPSIGIDRTVYTVLAHAYEEDEVDEGERTVLRLDPSVAPTGVAVFPLMDKDGMGERARELARTLRSEGYAVTYDDSGNIGRRYRRQDEVGTPFCVTVDYESVEEDPETVTLRERDSTEQVRVPTDDLASVLADLRAGETTFDDL; via the coding sequence ATGAAGGCGCTGACCGAGCTCGCGAAGCGACGCGGGTTCTTCTTCCAGTCGAGCGAGGCCTACGGCGGCGTCTCCGGCTTCTACACCTACGGCCCGCAGGGCGCGACGCTGAAGGAGCACGTCGAGGACACGTGGCGCGAGCGCTTCTCCGTCGCGGAGGGCCACATGGAGGTCGACGCGCCCACCGTCATGCCCGAACCCGTCTTCGAGGCCTCCGGCCACCTCGACGGCTTCGACGACATGCTCGTCGAGTGTGCGGGCTGTGGCGCGAGCCACCGCGCCGACCACCTCATCGAGGGCGCGACGGACGTCGAGGAGGCCGAGAGCCTCCCCACCGAGGAGGTCGCCGCGCTCATCGACGCCCACGACATCGAGTGCCCGAGCTGTGGCGCGCCGCTGGCCGACCAGCCGGTCGAGGAGTTCAACCTGATGTTCGAGACGAACATCGGGCCGGGGACGAGCCAGACCGGCTACCTCCGCCCGGAGACCGCTCAGGGCATCTTCGTGGAGTTCCCGCGCCTCAAGGAGTACGCGCGCGGCCAGCTCCCGTTCGGCGTCACGCAGATCGGGAAGTCGTATAGGAACGAGATTAGTCCGCGGAACGCGCTCGTGCGGACGCGCGAGTTCACGCAGGCCGAGCTCGAGCTGTTCGTCGACCCCGAGGGCGAGGGCCCGGACGTCGCGTCGGTCGCGGACGTCGAGCTCACCCTCTACCCGGCCGCGAACCAGCCGGACGGCGACTACGTCGAGACGACGGTCGAGGCGGCCGTCGACGACGGCGTCGTCGAGCCGTGGGTCGCCTACTACCTCGGCGTCGCCGCCGAGTGGTACGCGGAGATCGGCGTGGACTTCGAGCGCTTCCGTTTCCGCCAGCATCAGGCGGGCGAGCGCGCCCACTACGCCAGTGATTGCTGGGACGCCGAAGCGGACGTCTCCGCGCCGGGCGCGGACCCCGAATGGATCGAGATCGCGGGCTACGCCTACCGGGGCGACTACGACCTCTCGAAGCACGACGAGCACAGCGGCGAGTCGTTCACCGTGTTCAAGCAGTACGACGAGCCGAAGACCGTCGAGCGCGCGAGCGTCGACCCCGACATGTCGTACTTGGGACCGGAGTACGGCGGGAACGCGGGCGCCATCGCGGACGAACTCGACGCGCTCGCGAAGCGCGACCGCGCCGCCTTCGACGGTGAGAGCGTGACGGTCACCGTGGACGGCGAGGAGTACGAGATTCCCGTCGAGAAGACGGGCTACGCGGTCGAGGAGGAAACGGAGGCGGGCCGTCACATGATGCCCCACGTCGTCGAGCCCTCCATCGGTATCGACCGCACCGTCTACACGGTGCTCGCGCACGCCTACGAGGAGGACGAGGTCGACGAGGGCGAGCGCACCGTCCTCCGACTCGACCCGAGCGTCGCGCCGACCGGCGTCGCCGTCTTCCCGCTCATGGACAAGGACGGGATGGGCGAGCGCGCCCGCGAGCTCGCTCGAACCCTCCGCTCGGAGGGGTACGCGGTCACCTACGACGACTCCGGGAACATCGGGCGGCGCTACCGCCGACAGGACGAGGTCGGGACGCCCTTCTGCGTCACCGTCGACTACGAGAGCGTCGAGGAGGACCCGGAGACGGTGACGCTCCGCGAGCGCGACAGCACCGAACAGGTGCGGGTACCGACGGACGACCTCGCGTCGGTGCTCGCCGACCTCCGCGCGGGCGAGACGACGTTCGACGACCTCTGA
- a CDS encoding dolichol kinase — translation MAELRRRAVHVSGAVLPLAWLLGVVPWLWIEAVLAAGLVSASALEAGRLTGRVEWWVFDELTREYEQDNPAGYFLYALGFAATGLVFDPQVAAPAMLMLTFGDPFSGLLHSGGLSRKPVPVMAATFALCLVLAVTAGVPLLAAACGALGATLADGLKPVVAGYVVDDNLTMPTVAAAAMWVGIHLT, via the coding sequence GTGGCCGAACTCCGGCGGCGAGCGGTCCACGTGTCGGGGGCCGTGCTACCGCTCGCGTGGCTCCTCGGCGTCGTCCCGTGGCTCTGGATCGAGGCCGTGCTCGCCGCCGGTCTGGTGTCCGCGAGCGCCCTCGAGGCCGGCCGGCTCACGGGGCGCGTCGAGTGGTGGGTGTTCGACGAACTCACCCGCGAGTACGAGCAGGACAACCCCGCCGGCTACTTCCTCTACGCGCTCGGGTTCGCCGCGACCGGCCTCGTCTTCGACCCGCAGGTCGCCGCGCCCGCGATGCTGATGCTCACGTTCGGCGACCCATTTAGTGGACTGCTCCACTCGGGCGGCCTCTCCCGCAAGCCCGTACCCGTGATGGCGGCGACGTTCGCGCTCTGCCTCGTGCTCGCCGTCACGGCGGGCGTCCCGCTCCTCGCGGCGGCGTGCGGCGCGCTCGGCGCGACGCTCGCGGACGGCCTCAAGCCCGTCGTCGCCGGGTACGTGGTCGACGACAACCTCACGATGCCGACCGTCGCCGCCGCCGCGATGTGGGTGGGCATTCACCTCACGTAG